CGGGGGCTGCCCCGGGGGGAGTCAGTTGAGGCGGCGGGAGCTCGGCGGAGGGCGGGCCAGGTGACTGGTCCGGGCCATGCCGAGGAAGAAGCCTTTCAGCgtgaagcagaagaaaaagcaGTTGCAGGACAAGCGGGAGCGGAAGCGAGGTCAGTGCGGGAGCcggaggagggggcggggctcGGACTCCCGCACATCTGGAAGGAGGGGTGTGCCCGCCTCACCTCTGGGAGGCGTGGGAGGGGGTGGCGGCCGCGTGCCGATGCGCGTGGGCGACCGCGGAGGGGAttccctcaccccagccccctaCCTCTGGAAGGGGTGGGGAAGGATGGAGAGTTGGGGGAGGGGAATCCCTCCAGCTCCAACGGGGCGCCATCCCCgcagatccctggaggaggagtgcCTCCCCCCACGCACATCCGGGAGGGTCCTGGGCAGAGTAGGTGGGAGGGCCGGGTCTCAAAAGAAGTGCGGTAGTGTGGGGAGGAGCCAGGCCGACCGGGGAGGGGGTCTTTTGGCCCCTGAGAACTGGCCAGCACTGGCGTCACCGGCTCCTCCCCGCAGGGCTTCAAGATGGGCTGCGATCCAGTTCCAACAGCCGCAGCGGGAGCCGAGAGCGGCGGGAGGAGCAAACCGACACCTCGGACGGGGAGTCTGTGACCCATCACATCCGCAGGCTCAACCAGCAACCTTCCCAAGGGCTGGGCCCGCGAGGCTATGACCCAAATCGGTGAGAGTGGGCGGGGGGCTCTGGCCCAGGTTTCCCCGCCTACCCGGAAGTCAGAGCGTTGGGGGAAAGCAGGCTGCTGCTGGTGGAGGCTTGAAACTGGAGATGGGGGAGGGCTGGGATACCACGGTTCTCCACGGGCCGCTAGGGCACAAGGGAAGCTTGTGGAGCGGGCCACAATCTTCCCTTCCGCAGAACCTGGAGAGCGTTTGGCTTTTTCTGGACGAAACTTAGGGAAGGCCCGTTGTTGCACGATAGAGATTTGGGGGAGGGCCGACTGAGAAGCGAGACTTGAAGTCTGGAGAAAAGAGTTTGTGGCCAAGGATTGCGATGGATGCTGTGGTCCCTTCCCTGTTAGATACCGGCTGCATTTTGAGCGAGACAGCCGGGAGGAAgtggagaggagaaagagagctGCCCGGGAGCAAGTGCTACAGCCCGTCAGTGCtgagctgctggagctggacaTCCGAGAGGTCTACCAGCCCGGCTCTGGTGAGTGAGAGCCCAGCGCCTGGATGCTTGGGACAGGCAGTGGGCTGGGGAAAGGAGTTTGGAAGAGTAAGAGCCGACTGGGAGGAAGAAGGGGTCTGGGAGACATGCACGCTTTAGTCTTGAAACTATCCTGAAACTTATTTGGACTTTTTCTTGATTATTCAGTCCTGGACTTTCCCCGACGTCCCCCTTGGAGCTATGAGATGTCTAAGGAGCAACTGATGAGCCAGGAGGAACGGAGCTTCCAGGAGTATCTTGGGAAGATTCATGGGGCTTACACCTCTGAGAAACTCAGCTACTTTGAGCACAATCTGGAGGTGAGACTAGAGTGGGGGCAGGAGTGGGGCATAGTCACCCATGGCCAAATTGGTTTGAGTCAGGCAGGAGAGTGACTCTGGGCTCAAGTTCTCTTTCACTGATTTTGTCTTTTCAGACATGGAGGCAGCTGTGGCGAGTGTTAGAGATGTCTGATATTGTTTTGCTGATTACTGATATCCGACATCCAGTGAGTCCTGGGACGAGGGTGGgcaaggggcaggagggagggaggtcctGGTGGGGTAAAGGGCAGAGGCAGTAGTTGGGAGACAGACAGGTAATCCCTTCCTTTCCAGTCTCCTCTACCCTGCTGAAGTCTGCAGTTGGGAACTCGGTTTTTATTCATCAGTGTCAGAGCCTGTCACTCCTCCTCTGGCCAACCACCCCGCCTGTTCTTTAACCCTTTGATGGAAAACTGTTCCTGTTTCCTGGCACACCAGGGCTAATAGGAAGTCTCAGTGTGGAGCTCCAGGGAAGTCTGTGAAGTGGGCTTCCCTGCCATATGAGTCTCTACAGAACTCAGCCTCACTTGGGATGCTAGGGTAGTGGTTAAGGCTCTAGACAAGCTGCTGGACGGCTCTCCTGTGATCTGACTGTGCTGCTTCACTGTTGTTCTCCAGGGGGAGAAAGGGAGGTCTGAAGTCTGTGTGGATATTTAGGTTGGAGATCATTAACATGTACACATACCCCCTACGTAGTCGGAGACATACGTGTGCATTCACACACTCACTTAAACAGCTACGCATGCTCAGTGCAAACCTCATACGTGCATGCCGGCACATAAGCTTGTGTACACATGCAGACAGAAGTGTGTGTAAAACTAGATATTGATTTTTATCCCAGCCCTCATCCCTGTGAGTGATTCTAGCATTTATCCCCCGTTGCTAGGTCCGCTTCCTTGTTTTTAGCTATTTACCATCCCTGATCGGGCCCACAGGGAATGCCCAGAGACACACATACAGGTGATGCTCACCGCTGCTTTGTCTCCCTAGTTCAGTTTGGCTGATCTGTCCTTGTTGCCCCAGAATCTGCTACTACCAGGTTCTTCTCTCCAAGCTGTGCTTGGTGAGTAGGGCGCTGCAGGCAGAGAACTGTGGGTTGACCTTGCATCACTCCCTCCTCTTATATCCTGTTCCAGGTTGTGAATTTCCCACCAGCACTTTACGAGTACGTGACTGGAGAGCTTGGGCTGGCCCTGGTGCTTGTCCTGAACAAGGTGGATCTGGCCCCCCCAGCTCTCGTGGTTGCCTGGAAGCATTATTTCCATCAACACTATCCCCAACTCCACATTGTTCTTTTCACCTCTTTCCCTCGGGATCCCCGCACCCCACAGGACCCTAGCAGCGGTGAGTGGGCAGTGAGGAGGGCAGTGTGGGAGatgtggcgggggagggggggcaggGGACAAAAGGGAGGACCTGATCTGGGGTCTGAGGGTGGTGGGAGAGAGGGGGTACCTGAGCCTCATGGGGTGAGCTCATGTTTTTGCACCCTCTGATCTCAGTCTTGAAGAAGAGTCGGAGGCGGGGAAGAGGATGGACTCGGGCTCTGGGGCCAGAGCAGCTGCTGAGAGCCTGTGAAGCCATCACTGCTGGGAAAGGTATGTGCCCCTTCGAGGCGAGGCATGGGGGCCAGTGAGGGGGACCCAGGGCCCCAAATCATTTTGCATACCTTCCCTCTAGTATCGACTCAGGCAAGAGGCCACAGGGAAGGCCAAGAGAAGAAGCTGCCTGACTTGGTAGGACAAGAGAGGCAGCCGGGAGGCAGGAGCCCCTGTGGCTgactgccttcagtcttgctgATGCTTTTTAGAGACTCAGAAATGCACCCAATTCCAGGGTGGGGTCAAGTGAAGGCTGGGGATGTTGCTTTTATGCAGCTTGGCTCTGCGAGATCCAGAGGGAGCCACTTACCTCGACTGTGCAGAGCACTGTCTCCGCCATCATGGGCAGCGGCCCTGGGGAGAActacctcctctttctccttccctgcacAGTGGACCTGAGCAGCTGGCGGGAGAAGATTGCCCGGGATGTGGCCGGGGCCACCTGGGGTAACGGCtccggggaggaggaggaagaggaggacgggCCCGCCGTCCTGGTGGAGCAGCAGACTGACTCCGCGATGGAGCCGACAGGCCCCGCGCGGGAGCGCTACAAGGACGGGGTGGCGACCATCGGCTGCGTGGGTAAGGAAGTAGCGGCTGCCTAGGAGGCACAGGGTTTCAGTATTTGGGAAATAGAGAAGGTGGTCAGGTCCCTTTAGGCTCCAGGGTCTCTGAGGCCAGAGGAGGCTGTCTGCGGTGGCAGAATGATCACAGGACACCTGAGTTAAGTTTGCCTTCTTAGCTTATTGATCTCGAGCAAGGGATCTACCAACTCTCAGTCTCAGTGACTTTGATTTGAAAAATGAGGACAGTGATGCTCAGTTAAAAGAATGGATGGGAAGAAGCAGGAGAAGAGTATAGAGAGAGCTTAACAAAGTCTAACAAATAgtgataatagtaataacaataaatgttaaaattgtGTGATGCCTGATGTGAAGTGGTCACTGCTATGTAACTTACATATTAAGTTTTTTAGTTGTAATAATTAGTCCatcataaatcatagcaagagcTTAGCAAGTATCAGGTTTCTTCTTGGTCTTAACTTTTTTAGTCTGTTGTAAAGAGAATCTTCTCTTAATTAAGAGCTTTGTCTCTGCTCTCAATGGGGGATAAAGGAATGTAAATGGTAGGGATGGGCAAGACAAAGCAGAGAGTGTGGTCAGAGGCAGTCCCAGTTTAGGGGAGAAATGAGACTTGCTCAGAAcagaggcagaggtggggagaCAGGTcaggatatattttgaaggtagaaaaCACAAGATTGCTGAGGAGTTGCACTTGGGTTGCataagagaaagcaaagaataaagaaGGACTTACAAAGTTTTATACTGAGCAGCGGGAACACTGAAGAGGAGCAGATTTGGAGGGATTGGGGAAGGGAATCAAATTAAGTTTGAGAGTCTTTTTAAATATCCCAGGTGGAGACGCTGACTAGGCAGTGGGCCAGGAGCTTAGAGGAGAGAACTGGAGATTTGAATTTGAATGAGATTTAATCTTGGGAAGCCAGTAGTGGACATAAATGGTGATTAAAGCCATGGGATGGGATGAGATATGGGAGAGGAGATAGATGGAGAAGAGACTAGGCTAGTATTTAGAGGCTGGGCAAAGCCGAATGAAATCAAGAGTTTTCCAACAGGCAAATGAAGAAAGtttggagaggagaggagggctcAGTCGTGTTGACTGTCGCTGACAGGTCAAGAGCGGTAAGAACAGAGGCTTGCTCAGCAAGTTGGGCAACATGGAGATCAGCGATTTTGTGGGTGGAGAAGAGCAAGCCAGATTAGGGTGGCGGACGAGAGGATGGGGAATGACAGGATAATGTTGTATGAGAAAGGAGCTAGACACAACAGCATCCATACTGTACAGTCCCATTTGTGAAAGGCTCCAAAGCTGTAGAAGTGAACTCCACCAGCCATTCAGGATTCACAGGCCACAGaactgaaaggaaagtgaagaagcagAATTCCGTACCCCTTGGGATCAGGCTCCCATGAGCACAGGGAGAGGGTTATGATCAAGAAGGAACGGATGGGGCCTCTGAGGAAGTGAGTCACTCTGCTCAGGATGACGTGGGGGTTCATCAGGCATGTTTATGTTTTACATGTTTTGCGTGTGTGTTATAATTTATAGTCACAAAGAAGATGGTGtgaagaagtggtggcaaaaaaTAGACAAGTCTTAAGGAGTTTTATTATAAAGGGGAGAGAAGAATGGAGTTGTCAAAGGAGAGTTGTCTCCCCAGCCCCTTTCGAGAGGAAATATAATCAAGGAGCCCATGGCTAGGGAGAGCTAACTGTactgtttcattttatataagggacct
This genomic interval from Bos taurus isolate L1 Dominette 01449 registration number 42190680 breed Hereford chromosome 23, ARS-UCD2.0, whole genome shotgun sequence contains the following:
- the GNL1 gene encoding guanine nucleotide-binding protein-like 1, whose translation is MPRKKPFSVKQKKKQLQDKRERKRGLQDGLRSSSNSRSGSRERREEQTDTSDGESVTHHIRRLNQQPSQGLGPRGYDPNRYRLHFERDSREEVERRKRAAREQVLQPVSAELLELDIREVYQPGSVLDFPRRPPWSYEMSKEQLMSQEERSFQEYLGKIHGAYTSEKLSYFEHNLETWRQLWRVLEMSDIVLLITDIRHPVVNFPPALYEYVTGELGLALVLVLNKVDLAPPALVVAWKHYFHQHYPQLHIVLFTSFPRDPRTPQDPSSVLKKSRRRGRGWTRALGPEQLLRACEAITAGKVDLSSWREKIARDVAGATWGNGSGEEEEEEDGPAVLVEQQTDSAMEPTGPARERYKDGVATIGCVGFPNVGKSSLINGLVGRKVVSVSRTPGHTRYFQTYFLTPSVKLCDCPGLIFPSLLPRQLQVLAGIYPIAQIQEPYTAVGYLASRIPVQALLHLRHPEAEDPSAEHPWCAWDICEAWAEKRGYKTAKAARNDVYRAANSLLRLALDGRLSLCFHPPGYNEQKGTWESHPETMELVVLQGRVGPAGDEEEEEEEELSSSCEEEGEEDRDADEEGEGDEDTPTSAPGSSLAARNPYALLGEDEC